In the Leptotrichia sp. oral taxon 212 genome, one interval contains:
- the pgsA gene encoding CDP-diacylglycerol--glycerol-3-phosphate 3-phosphatidyltransferase, with product MNLPNKLATLRMILIIPFVFLLEIALGTDNTVLSITLRILACLIFVGASITDYFDGQIARKYNLVTNLGKLIDPLADKLLVISALVVLAKYNLISLWIVLVIIFRELLITGLRAIVAAEGVVIAAETLGKWKTATQMVALTVIILIPLSYTINNILLLIPLILTIVSGIEYVWKSRNVLTDK from the coding sequence ATGAATCTGCCAAATAAACTTGCAACTTTGAGGATGATTTTGATAATTCCTTTTGTATTTTTACTTGAAATAGCTCTGGGAACTGACAATACGGTATTATCGATAACTTTGAGAATACTTGCATGCCTTATATTTGTGGGAGCTTCAATAACAGATTATTTTGATGGACAGATAGCAAGAAAGTATAATCTTGTTACTAATCTTGGAAAGCTGATAGATCCTCTGGCTGATAAGCTTCTTGTTATATCAGCACTGGTAGTTCTTGCAAAATACAATCTGATAAGCTTATGGATTGTTCTTGTTATTATTTTTAGGGAGCTTCTTATAACAGGCCTTAGAGCCATAGTAGCTGCGGAAGGTGTTGTTATTGCGGCTGAAACACTTGGAAAATGGAAGACTGCAACACAGATGGTAGCCTTAACGGTTATTATATTAATTCCGTTAAGTTATACTATAAATAATATATTACTGTTAATTCCATTGATTTTGACAATAGTTTCAGGAATAGAGTACGTCTGGAAATCAAGAAATGTGTTAACAGATAAATAA